The Linepithema humile isolate Giens D197 chromosome 7, Lhum_UNIL_v1.0, whole genome shotgun sequence genome has a window encoding:
- the Surf4 gene encoding surfeit locus protein 4 homolog, with protein sequence MVISQEVLSRAEEIADQVIRNGKHVLPTLARLCLIATFLEDGLRMWFQWSEQREYMDASWGCGKFLATIFVLVNLLGQLGGCVMVIARWRVSIACGVLFFIVILQTIAYSILWDMQFLFRNLALIGALLLVLAESRVEGRSLFAGVPSLGDNKPKNLLQLAGRILLAFMFITLIRFEISFLQILQDIVGSILMVLVTIGYKTKLSALLLVVLLTALNFYHNAWWTIPDYKPLRDFLKYDFFQTLSVIGGLLMIVSLGPGGVSMDEHKKEW encoded by the exons ATGGTGATCTCACAAGAGGTACTCTCGAGGGCGGAGGAAATCGCCGACCAG gtAATACGCAATGGCAAACATGTGCTTCCTACATTGGCACGACTATGTCTTATCGCTACATTCCTGGAAGACGGTTTGCGAATGTGGTTCCAATGGAGCGAGCAGCGAGAGTATATGGACGCGTCATGGGGCTGTGGAAAATTCTTGGCTACAATCTTTGTCCTTGTGAATCTTCTCGGACAACTTGGCGGATGTGTCATGGTGATTGCTAGATGGAGAGTCAGCATAGCCTGTGGTGTCCTATTCTTCATCGTGATACTGCAAACCATAGCCTACAGCATCCTATGGGATATGCAATTCTTATTTAGGAATCTGGCTTTGATAGGAGCATTGCTTCTTGTACTCGCTGAGTCCCGTGTCGAAGGTAGATCACTATTCGCTGGTGTACCTAGTCTCGGCGATAACAAACCTAAAAATCTACTACAATTGGCTGGTCGAATTCTGCTGGCATTTATGTTCATCACGCTGATCCGCTTTGAAATATcctttttacaaattcttcAAGACATTGTTGGCAGTATTCTCATGGTATTGGTGACAATTGGCTACAAGACTAAACTGAGCGCGTTACTACTTGTCGTCTTACTCACTgcattgaatttttatcacaaCGCATGGTGGACCATTCCAGACTACAAGCCGCTCAGGGATTTTCTTAAGTACGACTTCTTCCAG acATTATCAGTCATTGGAGGTCTCCTGATGATAGTCTCTCTAGGTCCAGGTGGAGTATCAATGGACGAGCATAAGAAAGAATGGTAG
- the Smyd3 gene encoding histone-lysine N-methyltransferase SMYD3 isoform X2, with protein MNCDVVKRGTAIYTKKPFVFTLNEKHRTTRCDNCLKSGKLLKCSSCQYVYYCDRSCQKESWPIHKVECPRLKKVVAQWKIMPDAARLMARIILKLKQGGANEVDYYTETNFRKFKDLMSHYSDIKKDTKRLEHFTTLCAVLYEFLGETLIPNVAELMGIYGRICTNCFNILDINMNTIAAGIYLGPSVMDHSCKPNSVAVFEGTTIVIRTLVDLPCLDWSQIRISYVDLLNSNKDRREELHSSYYFLCDCEKCKQPDPMAEATACPNSLCDSPCLIDAEECEKCGTKLSKEFKEKFREVTDFTAHNLEKMKTMAYLDISKMCLEKQKNILHRFNVQHVRTLEAAHIAAMNLECWEDAEFYGKELMPGYLLYYGEIHPLTGLLYLTIGKIQLHLRKSEEAFKALINANSVLMITHGEMHSLVKEELRPLLYQATTEQLSNIHNGM; from the exons atgaattgtGATGTGGTAAAAAGAGGAACAGCAATCTATACTAAGAAACCATTTGTCTTTACTCTTAATGAAAAACATAGAACTACTCGATGTGACAATTGTTTGAAAAG tGGGAAACTGTTAAAGTGTTCTAGTTGTCAGTATGTATATTATTGCGACCGTAGTTGTCAGAAGGAATCATGGCCAATACACAAGGTAGAATGTCCACGTTTAAAGAAAGTGGTGGCACAATGGAAAATTATGCCGGATGCAGCACGGCTCATGGCACGTATAATTCTCAAACTCAAGCAGGGTGGAGCTAATGAAGTAGACTATTATACAGAAactaattttagaaaatttaaagatttaatgtCTC ATTATTCGGATATAAAGAAAGACACAAAGCGACTGGAACATTTTACTACATTGTGTGCAGTATTATATGAGTTTCTTGGCGAGACTCTAATACCCAATGTTGCAGAATTGATGGGTATTTACGGCAGAATATGTACTAACTGctttaatatattagatattaatatgAACACCATCGCAGCTGGCATTTATTTGGGACCATCTGTGATGGATCACAGTTGCAAACCTAATTCAGTTGCTGTTTTTGAGGGAACTACTATTGTTATTAGAACATTGGTAGATCTTCCCTGTTTAGATTGGTCACAA ataaGAATATCGTATGTTGACTTGCTTAATTCTAACAAAGATAGACGCGAGGAATTGCACAGTTCATACTATTTCTTGTGCGattgtgaaaaatgtaaacaacCCGATCCTATGGCCGAGGCAACTGCATGTCCAAATTCATTGTGTGACTCTCCATGCTTGATTGATGCTGAGGAATGTGAAAAATGTGGCACAAAACTGTCTAAGgagtttaaagaaaaatttcggGAAGTAACCGATTTTACTGCTCACAATTTAGAGAAAATGAAGACTATGGCTT ATCTTGATATCAGCAAGATGTGTCTGGAGAAGCAAAAGAATATATTGCACAGGTTCAATGTACAACATGTTCGTACTTTGGAAGCAGCTCACATCGCTGCTATGAACTTAGAATGTTGGGAAGATGCGGAGTTTTATGGCAAAGAATTGATGCCAGGATATTT ATTGTATTACGGAGAGATACACCCTTTAACAGGATTACTGTATCTCACAATAGGAAAGATACAATTGCATCTAAGAAAATCAGAGGAAGCGTTTAAAGCGTTAATAAACGCAAATTCGGTGTTAATGATTACACATGGTGAGATGCACTCTTTAGTGAAAGAGGAATTGAGACCTTTGCTCTACCAAGCAACTACAGAGCAGCTATCGAATATTCACAACGGCATGtaa
- the Smyd3 gene encoding uncharacterized protein Smyd3 isoform X3: protein MRIKNQGCKRVPVSKGTTILYRKPFAYVVRSAVRDERCDHCLRSGKLLKCSSCQYVYYCDRSCQKESWPIHKVECPRLKKVVAQWKIMPDAARLMARIILKLKQGGANEVDYYTETNFRKFKDLMSHYSDIKKDTKRLEHFTTLCAVLYEFLGETLIPNVAELMAGIYLGPSVMDHSCKPNSVAVFEGTTIVIRTLVDLPCLDWSQIRISYVDLLNSNKDRREELHSSYYFLCDCEKCKQPDPMAEATACPNSLCDSPCLIDAEECEKCGTKLSKEFKEKFREVTDFTAHNLEKMKTMAYLDISKMCLEKQKNILHRFNVQHVRTLEAAHIAAMNLECWEDAEFYGKELMPGYLLYYGEIHPLTGLLYLTIGKIQLHLRKSEEAFKALINANSVLMITHGEMHSLVKEELRPLLYQATTEQLSNIHNGM, encoded by the exons ATGAGAATCAAGAATCAAGGATGTAAACGCGTCCCCGTAAGCAAAGGCACCACTATTTTGTACCGGAAACCGTTTGCCTATGTTGTAAGATCAGCGGTGCGCGATGAAAGATGCGACCATTGCCTACGaag tGGGAAACTGTTAAAGTGTTCTAGTTGTCAGTATGTATATTATTGCGACCGTAGTTGTCAGAAGGAATCATGGCCAATACACAAGGTAGAATGTCCACGTTTAAAGAAAGTGGTGGCACAATGGAAAATTATGCCGGATGCAGCACGGCTCATGGCACGTATAATTCTCAAACTCAAGCAGGGTGGAGCTAATGAAGTAGACTATTATACAGAAactaattttagaaaatttaaagatttaatgtCTC ATTATTCGGATATAAAGAAAGACACAAAGCGACTGGAACATTTTACTACATTGTGTGCAGTATTATATGAGTTTCTTGGCGAGACTCTAATACCCAATGTTGCAGAATTGATGG CTGGCATTTATTTGGGACCATCTGTGATGGATCACAGTTGCAAACCTAATTCAGTTGCTGTTTTTGAGGGAACTACTATTGTTATTAGAACATTGGTAGATCTTCCCTGTTTAGATTGGTCACAA ataaGAATATCGTATGTTGACTTGCTTAATTCTAACAAAGATAGACGCGAGGAATTGCACAGTTCATACTATTTCTTGTGCGattgtgaaaaatgtaaacaacCCGATCCTATGGCCGAGGCAACTGCATGTCCAAATTCATTGTGTGACTCTCCATGCTTGATTGATGCTGAGGAATGTGAAAAATGTGGCACAAAACTGTCTAAGgagtttaaagaaaaatttcggGAAGTAACCGATTTTACTGCTCACAATTTAGAGAAAATGAAGACTATGGCTT ATCTTGATATCAGCAAGATGTGTCTGGAGAAGCAAAAGAATATATTGCACAGGTTCAATGTACAACATGTTCGTACTTTGGAAGCAGCTCACATCGCTGCTATGAACTTAGAATGTTGGGAAGATGCGGAGTTTTATGGCAAAGAATTGATGCCAGGATATTT ATTGTATTACGGAGAGATACACCCTTTAACAGGATTACTGTATCTCACAATAGGAAAGATACAATTGCATCTAAGAAAATCAGAGGAAGCGTTTAAAGCGTTAATAAACGCAAATTCGGTGTTAATGATTACACATGGTGAGATGCACTCTTTAGTGAAAGAGGAATTGAGACCTTTGCTCTACCAAGCAACTACAGAGCAGCTATCGAATATTCACAACGGCATGtaa
- the Smyd3 gene encoding histone-lysine N-methyltransferase SMYD3 isoform X1: MRIKNQGCKRVPVSKGTTILYRKPFAYVVRSAVRDERCDHCLRSGKLLKCSSCQYVYYCDRSCQKESWPIHKVECPRLKKVVAQWKIMPDAARLMARIILKLKQGGANEVDYYTETNFRKFKDLMSHYSDIKKDTKRLEHFTTLCAVLYEFLGETLIPNVAELMGIYGRICTNCFNILDINMNTIAAGIYLGPSVMDHSCKPNSVAVFEGTTIVIRTLVDLPCLDWSQIRISYVDLLNSNKDRREELHSSYYFLCDCEKCKQPDPMAEATACPNSLCDSPCLIDAEECEKCGTKLSKEFKEKFREVTDFTAHNLEKMKTMAYLDISKMCLEKQKNILHRFNVQHVRTLEAAHIAAMNLECWEDAEFYGKELMPGYLLYYGEIHPLTGLLYLTIGKIQLHLRKSEEAFKALINANSVLMITHGEMHSLVKEELRPLLYQATTEQLSNIHNGM, translated from the exons ATGAGAATCAAGAATCAAGGATGTAAACGCGTCCCCGTAAGCAAAGGCACCACTATTTTGTACCGGAAACCGTTTGCCTATGTTGTAAGATCAGCGGTGCGCGATGAAAGATGCGACCATTGCCTACGaag tGGGAAACTGTTAAAGTGTTCTAGTTGTCAGTATGTATATTATTGCGACCGTAGTTGTCAGAAGGAATCATGGCCAATACACAAGGTAGAATGTCCACGTTTAAAGAAAGTGGTGGCACAATGGAAAATTATGCCGGATGCAGCACGGCTCATGGCACGTATAATTCTCAAACTCAAGCAGGGTGGAGCTAATGAAGTAGACTATTATACAGAAactaattttagaaaatttaaagatttaatgtCTC ATTATTCGGATATAAAGAAAGACACAAAGCGACTGGAACATTTTACTACATTGTGTGCAGTATTATATGAGTTTCTTGGCGAGACTCTAATACCCAATGTTGCAGAATTGATGGGTATTTACGGCAGAATATGTACTAACTGctttaatatattagatattaatatgAACACCATCGCAGCTGGCATTTATTTGGGACCATCTGTGATGGATCACAGTTGCAAACCTAATTCAGTTGCTGTTTTTGAGGGAACTACTATTGTTATTAGAACATTGGTAGATCTTCCCTGTTTAGATTGGTCACAA ataaGAATATCGTATGTTGACTTGCTTAATTCTAACAAAGATAGACGCGAGGAATTGCACAGTTCATACTATTTCTTGTGCGattgtgaaaaatgtaaacaacCCGATCCTATGGCCGAGGCAACTGCATGTCCAAATTCATTGTGTGACTCTCCATGCTTGATTGATGCTGAGGAATGTGAAAAATGTGGCACAAAACTGTCTAAGgagtttaaagaaaaatttcggGAAGTAACCGATTTTACTGCTCACAATTTAGAGAAAATGAAGACTATGGCTT ATCTTGATATCAGCAAGATGTGTCTGGAGAAGCAAAAGAATATATTGCACAGGTTCAATGTACAACATGTTCGTACTTTGGAAGCAGCTCACATCGCTGCTATGAACTTAGAATGTTGGGAAGATGCGGAGTTTTATGGCAAAGAATTGATGCCAGGATATTT ATTGTATTACGGAGAGATACACCCTTTAACAGGATTACTGTATCTCACAATAGGAAAGATACAATTGCATCTAAGAAAATCAGAGGAAGCGTTTAAAGCGTTAATAAACGCAAATTCGGTGTTAATGATTACACATGGTGAGATGCACTCTTTAGTGAAAGAGGAATTGAGACCTTTGCTCTACCAAGCAACTACAGAGCAGCTATCGAATATTCACAACGGCATGtaa